In Sulfitobacter albidus, the following proteins share a genomic window:
- a CDS encoding cytochrome P450 codes for MKHLSQSPRDPAFVQDPYPFYARARTAGPLIWWEDYAMPCAFDAATVQAVLRDRRFGREMPAELRTPVPDHLRAFDRVEQHSMLELEPPRHSQLRGLVLRAFTSRRVRALAPDITASTQDLIAALPRDTAFDLIPAFCAELPVRVIARLLGVPEAMAPRLLAWSNAMVAMYQASRTRATEEAANTAAAEFHSYLHDHIAARRDTPADDLISHLIAARVDGERLSTDALIGTCVLLLNAGHEATVHSLGNAVACLLQHRTPHSALAPDTIAATCEELLRFAPPLHMFDRIAYEDITLHGHRFTRGDRIGLMLAAAGRDPAVWEAPDRFDPTRALTPHAAFGGGIHFCVGAPLARLEMQIALPALFAALPGMALCDTPTFADSYHFHKLDRLMVRA; via the coding sequence ATGAAACATCTGTCCCAATCCCCCCGCGATCCGGCCTTTGTGCAGGATCCCTACCCGTTCTACGCCCGTGCGCGCACCGCAGGCCCGCTGATCTGGTGGGAAGACTACGCCATGCCCTGCGCCTTTGACGCGGCCACGGTGCAGGCGGTTCTGCGCGACCGCCGCTTTGGCCGCGAAATGCCCGCCGAGCTGCGCACACCGGTGCCGGACCACCTGCGCGCCTTTGACCGGGTCGAGCAACACTCGATGCTCGAGCTGGAGCCGCCCCGCCACAGCCAGCTGCGCGGGCTGGTGCTGCGCGCCTTCACCTCGCGCCGGGTGCGGGCGCTGGCCCCAGACATCACCGCGAGCACGCAAGACCTCATCGCGGCCCTGCCCCGCGACACGGCATTTGATCTGATCCCCGCCTTCTGCGCCGAGCTTCCCGTGCGCGTGATCGCGCGCCTGCTGGGCGTGCCCGAGGCGATGGCGCCAAGGCTGCTGGCGTGGTCAAACGCGATGGTCGCGATGTATCAGGCCAGTCGCACCCGCGCGACAGAAGAGGCCGCGAATACCGCCGCCGCCGAATTCCACAGCTATCTGCACGATCATATCGCTGCGCGCCGCGACACGCCCGCCGACGATCTGATCTCCCACCTCATTGCCGCGCGCGTCGACGGGGAGCGGCTGAGTACCGACGCGTTGATCGGCACCTGCGTGTTGTTGCTGAACGCGGGCCACGAGGCCACCGTGCACAGTCTGGGCAACGCGGTCGCCTGCCTGTTGCAGCACCGCACCCCGCACAGCGCCCTTGCCCCGGACACAATCGCCGCCACCTGCGAGGAACTGCTGCGCTTTGCCCCGCCGCTGCACATGTTCGACCGCATCGCCTACGAGGACATCACCCTGCACGGCCACCGCTTTACCCGGGGCGACCGCATCGGCCTGATGCTCGCGGCCGCCGGCCGCGACCCCGCCGTTTGGGAGGCCCCGGACCGCTTCGATCCCACGCGCGCGCTCACCCCGCACGCAGCTTTCGGCGGCGGCATCCACTTTTGCGTCGGCGCGCCGCTCGCCCGGCTCGAGATGCAGATCGCTTTGCCCGCGCTTTTCGCAGCCCTGCCCGGCATGGCCCTGTGCGACACCCCGACATTTGCCGACAGCTACCATTTCCACAAACTCGACCGGTTGATGGTGCGCGCGTGA
- a CDS encoding DUF934 domain-containing protein has protein sequence MSVIVTDAGFGPDDWTDGYCGAGAANDCAALDLASDAQPEDVTLTPALRMIRVDFPSSADGRGFTIARALRLRGYTGRLRARGHVLADQYAMARRSGFDEVEIDAALAARQPEDQWQFRADWRAHDYQARLRG, from the coding sequence ATGAGTGTGATCGTGACCGACGCGGGCTTTGGCCCCGATGACTGGACGGATGGATACTGTGGTGCAGGCGCGGCGAATGATTGCGCGGCGCTGGATCTGGCGTCCGATGCGCAGCCCGAGGATGTGACGCTGACGCCCGCGCTGAGGATGATCCGGGTGGATTTCCCCTCCTCCGCCGACGGGCGCGGGTTCACCATTGCGCGCGCGTTGCGCCTGCGCGGCTATACCGGCCGGCTGCGCGCGCGGGGCCACGTGCTCGCCGATCAATACGCGATGGCGCGGCGATCAGGTTTTGACGAGGTGGAAATCGACGCCGCCCTCGCCGCCCGCCAGCCAGAGGATCAATGGCAGTTCCGCGCCGATTGGCGTGCGCATGACTATCAGGCGCGCCTGCGGGGTTGA
- a CDS encoding nitrite/sulfite reductase — MYSYTEFDDAFLAERNAQFRAQVERRIDGSLTEDEFKPLRLMNGLYLQLHAYMLRVAIPYGTLNGRQMDQLAMIAERWDKGYGHFTTRQNIQYNWPELRDVPDMLDALAEVNMHAIQTSGNTIRNVTADHFAGAAADEVADPRPVAELIRQWSTDHPEFQFLPRKFKVAVSGAPHDRAVIKAHDIGLRIVERDGALGFEVIVGGGLGRTPMIGKVLYDFVRSEDLLPTLEAIVSVYNLLGRRDNKYKARIKITVHENGIEDIRARVDARYALIRAQFTGVDQQMLARIEADFAAPAFVEKSIAPFEAAYTNDPVFRAWADTNVDAHRAPGYAIVSISLKAHGATPGDATADQMRVMADLARRYAHDELRISHEQNVILPHVHRADLPAVHAALKDAGLGTANIGLISDIIACPGMDYCALATARSIPIAQEIATRFDALKIEHDVGPLKIKISGCINACGHHHVGHIGILGLDRAGVESYQITLGGDGTEDAAIGERAGPGFSADEIIPAIERLVMAYLDLRQDPSETFLATYRRLGLAPFKSALYPEAKADAA; from the coding sequence ATGTACAGCTACACCGAATTCGACGACGCCTTTCTGGCCGAGCGCAACGCGCAGTTCCGCGCGCAGGTCGAGCGCCGCATCGACGGCAGCCTGACCGAAGATGAATTCAAGCCCCTGCGCCTGATGAACGGGCTTTATCTGCAACTGCACGCCTACATGCTGCGGGTGGCGATCCCCTACGGCACGCTCAACGGGCGCCAGATGGACCAGCTCGCCATGATCGCGGAGCGGTGGGACAAGGGATATGGCCATTTCACCACGCGCCAGAACATCCAGTACAACTGGCCCGAGCTGCGCGATGTGCCCGACATGCTCGATGCGCTGGCCGAGGTGAACATGCATGCGATCCAGACCTCTGGGAACACGATCCGCAACGTGACGGCAGACCATTTTGCCGGGGCCGCCGCCGATGAGGTCGCCGATCCGCGCCCCGTGGCAGAGCTGATCCGCCAGTGGTCCACCGACCATCCCGAATTCCAGTTCCTGCCGCGCAAGTTCAAGGTTGCCGTCTCCGGCGCGCCCCACGACCGTGCAGTGATCAAGGCGCATGACATCGGCCTGCGCATCGTTGAGCGGGACGGCGCGCTGGGGTTCGAGGTCATCGTGGGGGGCGGTCTGGGCCGCACGCCGATGATCGGCAAGGTGCTCTATGACTTCGTGCGCTCCGAAGATCTGCTGCCCACGCTGGAGGCCATCGTCAGCGTCTACAACCTGCTGGGACGACGCGACAATAAATACAAGGCGCGCATCAAGATCACCGTGCACGAGAACGGGATCGAGGATATCCGCGCCCGTGTCGACGCGCGCTACGCGCTGATCCGCGCGCAGTTCACCGGCGTCGATCAGCAGATGCTGGCGCGCATCGAGGCGGATTTTGCAGCACCCGCCTTTGTCGAGAAATCCATCGCCCCGTTTGAGGCCGCCTATACCAACGATCCGGTGTTCCGCGCCTGGGCCGATACCAACGTCGACGCGCACCGCGCGCCGGGCTACGCCATCGTGAGTATTTCGCTCAAGGCCCATGGCGCCACACCCGGTGATGCCACCGCCGATCAAATGCGCGTGATGGCCGACCTCGCCCGCCGCTACGCCCACGATGAGCTGCGCATCAGCCACGAGCAGAACGTGATCCTGCCCCATGTGCACCGCGCCGATCTGCCCGCCGTGCACGCCGCGCTGAAAGACGCCGGTCTGGGCACGGCCAACATAGGTCTGATCTCTGACATCATCGCCTGCCCCGGCATGGATTACTGCGCGCTGGCCACCGCCCGCTCGATCCCGATCGCGCAGGAAATCGCGACGCGGTTCGACGCGCTCAAGATCGAACACGACGTCGGCCCGCTCAAGATCAAGATCTCGGGCTGCATCAACGCTTGCGGGCACCACCACGTGGGCCACATCGGCATCCTTGGGCTCGACCGTGCTGGCGTGGAAAGCTACCAGATCACGCTGGGCGGCGACGGCACCGAGGACGCGGCGATTGGTGAGCGCGCAGGCCCCGGTTTCTCCGCCGATGAGATCATCCCGGCGATTGAGCGTCTGGTCATGGCCTACCTCGATCTGCGGCAGGATCCGTCAGAGACGTTTCTGGCCACTTACCGCCGTCTCGGCCTCGCCCCGTTCAAATCCGCGCTCTACCCCGAGGCAAAAGCCGATGCCGCTTGA
- a CDS encoding ferredoxin--NADP reductase, giving the protein MTEQKPVTTDTAKPVPTLPDAQTVTSVTHWTDRLFSFRVTRPASLRFRSGEFVMIGLMGDPHPETGKQKPLLRAYSIASPAWDEELEFYSIKVEDGPLTSKLQHIQPGDEIILRPKPVGTLVHDALLPGKRVWFFATGTGFAPFASLLREPETYEKFEEVIVTHTVRDVAELEYGAKLIADLQADEMMQELIGVENLAKIRYYPTTTREQSPKMGRITTLLEDGTVFRDLGIDGINVETDRAMVCGSLAFNKDILAILEGFGLEEGANSDPKHFVIEKAFVG; this is encoded by the coding sequence ATGACCGAGCAAAAACCAGTGACCACAGATACCGCCAAGCCCGTGCCAACCCTGCCCGATGCGCAGACCGTGACCTCCGTCACCCACTGGACGGACCGCTTGTTTTCGTTCCGCGTGACGCGCCCTGCATCATTGCGCTTTCGCTCGGGCGAATTCGTGATGATCGGGCTGATGGGCGATCCGCACCCCGAGACGGGCAAGCAAAAGCCGCTGCTGCGCGCCTATTCCATCGCGTCGCCCGCCTGGGACGAAGAGCTGGAGTTCTACTCGATCAAGGTCGAGGACGGGCCACTGACGTCCAAGCTGCAGCATATTCAGCCCGGTGATGAGATCATCCTGCGCCCCAAACCCGTGGGGACACTGGTGCATGACGCGCTGCTGCCGGGCAAACGGGTGTGGTTTTTCGCGACCGGCACGGGATTTGCCCCCTTTGCCAGCCTGCTGCGCGAGCCCGAGACCTACGAGAAATTCGAGGAGGTCATCGTCACCCACACCGTGCGCGACGTGGCCGAGCTGGAATACGGCGCCAAGCTGATCGCGGATCTGCAGGCCGACGAGATGATGCAAGAGCTGATCGGCGTCGAAAACCTCGCCAAGATCCGCTATTACCCCACCACCACGCGTGAGCAGAGCCCAAAAATGGGCCGCATCACGACCCTGCTGGAGGACGGCACCGTGTTCCGCGATCTCGGCATCGACGGCATCAACGTCGAGACCGACCGCGCCATGGTCTGCGGCAGTCTGGCATTCAACAAGGACATCCTCGCGATCCTCGAGGGGTTTGGCCTTGAGGAAGGGGCGAATTCGGATCCCAAGCATTTCGTGATCGAAAAAGCGTTCGTGGGCTGA
- a CDS encoding M50 family metallopeptidase, which produces MTYLRGHWQLFVILGVVFALWQTPVVWPLKMLVVYLHELSHALATWATGGRVLELSLSPAQGGHVISLGGNRFVILTAGYLGSLVLGIALLIAALRSTADRLILGLFGAGMIAVTALFVRDLFAAAFCLGTGAALLAIARFAGHRVSDLVLRVIGLSSVLYVPYDIFDDTIARRTARSDAYMLAEEIGGSAALWGGIWLILSVLLLVWVLRRGLGAQSNL; this is translated from the coding sequence ATGACCTACCTGCGCGGCCATTGGCAATTGTTCGTGATCCTCGGCGTGGTGTTTGCCCTGTGGCAGACGCCCGTGGTCTGGCCGCTCAAGATGCTGGTGGTCTACCTGCATGAGCTCAGCCACGCGCTGGCCACATGGGCCACAGGGGGCCGCGTGCTGGAGCTGTCGTTGTCGCCCGCGCAGGGGGGTCACGTCATCAGCCTGGGCGGCAACCGCTTCGTGATCCTCACGGCGGGCTATCTGGGGTCGCTGGTGTTGGGGATTGCGCTGCTGATCGCGGCGCTGCGCAGCACGGCGGACCGGCTGATCCTGGGGCTGTTCGGGGCTGGCATGATCGCGGTCACGGCGCTTTTTGTGCGCGACCTTTTTGCGGCGGCGTTCTGTCTGGGCACCGGGGCGGCGCTGCTGGCCATCGCGCGTTTCGCCGGGCACCGGGTAAGCGATCTGGTGCTGCGGGTGATCGGGCTCAGCTCCGTGCTCTATGTCCCCTACGACATCTTTGACGACACGATTGCCCGGCGCACGGCGCGCTCGGATGCCTATATGCTTGCCGAGGAGATCGGCGGCAGCGCGGCACTCTGGGGCGGGATCTGGCTGATCCTGAGTGTGCTGTTGCTGGTGTGGGTGCTGCGCCGTGGACTGGGCGCGCAAAGCAACCTCTGA
- a CDS encoding sensor histidine kinase yields the protein MIAKMPRIVFVVLYLLAVAGVSLGVWRVATQVGLGQLAARAQADLALSSDRLTGQLQRYRDLAVNMADHPQVTRVLAGAVQPEDVALLRRVADRTAAQDVIVVDLTGRVMAAAEDGTLAQGARPFVQRALNGALGRGYGPATGGVPRSYFYAAPVFDRQSRVLGAIVVATDLSSVEYAWRSDTAAVFFRDASGRVQVSNRSELVGWRRPAGGLGLQPAEGPAPAFSAHVEAGFEIWRLGWGRYLPDEALHLARDLPVIGMTGEVLSDVAPVRRLALSQAAAVAALCLALGALLFLATERRRTLARANAQLEARVAERTRALSETNAALRREVTERRQAQDALARAQDELVQASRLSALGQLSAGISHELNQPLMAVQSFAENGRAFLERGQAERAGENLGRISDMAHRMGRIIKNLRAFSKQESVAQTQVDLTGVIAAALELTQARRETLGVTLDYSAPDGPVWVRGGEVRLGQVFVNLITNALDAMAEVEERRLILTVQTGAQVTVTLADTGPGIAQAERIFDPFYSTKEVGAAKGIGLGLSISYAIVQSMGGELRARNGKTGAEFTVTLNAATAEAAA from the coding sequence ATGATCGCAAAAATGCCCCGGATCGTGTTTGTCGTGCTCTACCTGCTTGCGGTGGCTGGGGTGTCGCTGGGGGTGTGGCGGGTCGCCACGCAGGTGGGCCTGGGCCAGCTCGCAGCCCGCGCGCAGGCCGATCTGGCGCTGTCGAGCGATCGGTTGACCGGGCAATTGCAACGCTACCGTGATCTGGCTGTGAACATGGCCGATCATCCGCAGGTGACGCGGGTGCTGGCGGGGGCGGTGCAGCCCGAGGATGTGGCGCTGCTGCGCCGGGTGGCCGACCGCACGGCGGCACAGGATGTGATCGTGGTCGATCTGACGGGCCGGGTGATGGCCGCCGCCGAAGACGGCACGCTGGCGCAGGGCGCGCGGCCTTTCGTGCAGCGCGCGCTCAACGGCGCGTTGGGGCGCGGCTATGGTCCGGCGACGGGTGGGGTGCCGCGCAGCTATTTCTACGCCGCGCCGGTGTTCGATCGGCAAAGCCGGGTGTTGGGGGCGATTGTCGTGGCGACGGACCTCAGCTCGGTCGAATATGCGTGGCGCAGCGATACCGCGGCGGTGTTCTTTCGCGATGCAAGCGGACGGGTTCAGGTCTCCAACCGCTCGGAGTTGGTGGGATGGCGGCGCCCGGCGGGTGGTCTGGGCCTGCAGCCCGCCGAGGGGCCGGCACCCGCGTTCTCGGCCCATGTCGAGGCGGGGTTCGAGATCTGGCGCTTGGGCTGGGGCCGTTATCTGCCTGATGAGGCGCTGCATCTAGCGCGCGATCTGCCGGTGATCGGCATGACCGGCGAGGTGCTGAGCGATGTGGCCCCCGTGCGCCGCCTTGCGTTGAGCCAGGCGGCGGCGGTGGCGGCCCTGTGTCTGGCGCTCGGCGCGCTGCTGTTTCTGGCGACCGAACGGCGCCGCACGCTGGCGCGCGCCAACGCACAGCTCGAGGCGCGGGTGGCCGAGCGGACCCGCGCGCTGAGCGAGACCAACGCCGCGCTGCGCCGCGAGGTGACCGAGCGTCGACAGGCGCAGGACGCACTGGCGCGCGCGCAGGACGAGCTGGTGCAGGCAAGCCGGCTGAGCGCGCTGGGGCAACTGAGCGCGGGCATCAGCCACGAATTGAACCAACCGCTGATGGCGGTGCAAAGCTTTGCCGAGAACGGGCGCGCCTTTCTGGAGCGCGGGCAGGCCGAGCGGGCGGGGGAGAATCTGGGCCGGATATCGGATATGGCGCACCGCATGGGGCGGATCATCAAGAACCTGCGCGCCTTCTCGAAACAGGAAAGCGTGGCGCAGACGCAGGTGGACCTGACCGGCGTGATTGCCGCCGCGTTGGAGCTGACGCAGGCGCGGCGCGAAACGCTTGGCGTGACGCTGGACTATTCGGCGCCTGACGGTCCGGTCTGGGTGCGCGGTGGCGAGGTGCGGCTGGGGCAGGTGTTTGTGAACCTGATCACCAACGCGCTTGACGCCATGGCCGAGGTTGAGGAGCGGCGTTTGATCCTTACGGTGCAGACCGGCGCGCAGGTGACTGTCACGCTGGCCGATACCGGGCCGGGGATCGCACAGGCCGAGCGGATCTTTGATCCGTTCTATTCGACGAAGGAAGTGGGCGCGGCCAAGGGGATCGGGCTGGGCCTGTCCATCAGCTATGCCATTGTGCAGAGCATGGGCGGGGAGCTGCGCGCGCGCAACGGCAAGACGGGCGCGGAGTTCACCGTCACGCTCAACGCGGCGACAGCGGAGGCCGCTGCATGA
- a CDS encoding DUF2849 domain-containing protein, translating to MPKAFKPSVVTANALLEGDVVYMGASGWVRDLAQAEVLTDEADADIRLIEAQAQADTVVGVYLAEVDPDGPTPTHFREAFRAKGPSNYAHGKQETA from the coding sequence ATGCCCAAAGCTTTCAAACCTTCCGTTGTCACCGCAAATGCGCTTCTCGAAGGCGACGTGGTCTATATGGGCGCGTCCGGCTGGGTGCGTGATCTGGCGCAGGCCGAGGTGCTCACCGATGAGGCCGACGCCGACATTCGCCTGATCGAAGCGCAGGCGCAGGCCGACACCGTCGTCGGCGTCTATCTGGCCGAGGTCGATCCCGACGGCCCCACCCCCACTCATTTCCGCGAAGCGTTCCGGGCCAAGGGCCCGTCGAACTACGCCCACGGCAAGCAGGAGACAGCCTGA
- a CDS encoding Lrp/AsnC family transcriptional regulator produces MAVRIDEMDRKILSQLQQDASQSLDDIAGAVGSSKTPVWNRIRKMREAGIIGAQTVKLDAEALGFEACFFVLIRTSEHEADWQARFLRALRERPEVQEAHRLAGDIDYILKVRVENARAYDRFYQALIGEVRVHTVTALLSMEEIKSTTALPLGV; encoded by the coding sequence ATGGCGGTTCGGATTGATGAGATGGATCGGAAGATCCTTTCGCAGCTGCAGCAGGACGCGAGCCAGTCTTTGGATGATATCGCCGGGGCGGTGGGCTCTTCGAAGACGCCGGTGTGGAATCGCATCCGCAAGATGCGCGAGGCCGGGATCATCGGGGCGCAGACCGTAAAGCTCGACGCTGAGGCACTGGGGTTCGAGGCGTGTTTTTTCGTGCTGATCCGCACGTCCGAGCATGAGGCAGACTGGCAGGCGCGGTTTTTGCGGGCGCTGCGCGAGCGTCCCGAGGTGCAGGAGGCGCACCGGCTGGCGGGCGACATCGACTATATCCTCAAGGTGCGGGTGGAGAACGCGCGCGCCTACGACCGGTTCTATCAGGCGCTGATCGGCGAGGTGCGGGTGCATACCGTGACAGCACTCTTGTCGATGGAAGAGATCAAATCGACCACGGCGCTCCCGCTCGGGGTGTGA
- the cysG gene encoding siroheme synthase CysG, which translates to MDHFPIFVATNSARIIVSGGGDAALAKLRLLMKTSARITVFAADAAPEIAGWAAEGKLTLIPRAMDHGDAVCARLFYGANEDEAEDARTAELARACGALINIVDNLGDSQFITPAIVDRDPVTIAIGTEGAAPVLARAIKADLEERLPQSLGMLARIGKTFRRASYALPFGRARRDFWRDYYFNAGPKAATEGEAAVRPALDTLLADHLNREARAGHVAFVGGGPGDPELLTLKARRALDEADVVIYDRLITPEILELARREAVMIDVGKEGFGPSTPQERINALLVEHGQSGAQVVRLKSGDATVFGRLDEEIEAVEEAGIGWHIVPGITSASAAVAAIGQSLTRRGRNASVRFLTGHDTKGFADHDWKALARPGEVAAIYMGKRSARFIQGRLLMHGCDRQTPVTLIENASRADQRVIETTLDALPATLEAAQLGGPALTFLGLAPRAAVALAPTIPAQEFA; encoded by the coding sequence ATGGACCATTTCCCGATCTTTGTCGCCACCAACAGCGCCCGCATCATCGTCTCCGGCGGTGGGGACGCCGCACTGGCCAAGCTGCGGCTGCTGATGAAGACCTCCGCGCGGATCACCGTTTTTGCCGCCGATGCCGCGCCCGAAATCGCGGGCTGGGCCGCGGAGGGCAAGCTGACGCTGATCCCTCGTGCGATGGATCACGGCGATGCTGTCTGCGCGCGCCTCTTCTACGGCGCCAATGAGGACGAGGCAGAGGATGCGCGCACAGCAGAGTTGGCGCGCGCCTGTGGCGCCCTGATCAATATCGTCGACAACCTGGGCGACAGCCAGTTCATCACACCCGCCATCGTGGACCGCGACCCCGTCACCATCGCCATCGGGACCGAGGGTGCCGCCCCCGTTCTGGCCCGCGCGATCAAGGCCGACCTCGAAGAGCGTCTGCCGCAATCGCTGGGCATGCTCGCGCGCATCGGCAAGACCTTCCGCCGCGCCTCCTACGCGCTGCCCTTTGGCCGCGCGCGCCGCGATTTCTGGCGTGACTACTATTTCAACGCAGGCCCCAAGGCCGCGACCGAGGGCGAAGCCGCCGTGCGCCCCGCGCTCGACACATTGCTGGCCGACCACCTGAACCGCGAGGCGCGGGCCGGGCACGTCGCCTTTGTCGGCGGTGGGCCGGGCGATCCGGAACTGCTGACGCTCAAGGCGCGGCGCGCGCTGGATGAGGCCGATGTGGTGATCTACGACCGTCTCATCACGCCTGAGATATTGGAACTCGCCCGCCGCGAGGCCGTGATGATCGACGTGGGCAAGGAAGGCTTTGGCCCCTCCACCCCGCAGGAACGCATCAACGCGCTGCTGGTCGAGCATGGCCAATCGGGTGCGCAGGTCGTGCGCCTGAAATCCGGCGATGCCACCGTCTTTGGCCGTCTGGACGAGGAAATCGAGGCGGTTGAGGAGGCAGGCATCGGCTGGCACATCGTGCCGGGCATCACCTCCGCCTCCGCCGCCGTGGCCGCCATCGGGCAGAGCCTCACGCGCCGGGGCCGCAACGCCTCCGTGCGCTTCTTGACGGGTCATGACACCAAGGGGTTTGCCGATCACGACTGGAAGGCGCTCGCGCGCCCCGGTGAGGTTGCGGCGATCTACATGGGCAAACGCTCCGCCCGGTTTATTCAGGGCCGTCTGCTGATGCACGGCTGTGACCGCCAGACCCCGGTGACGCTGATCGAGAACGCCTCGCGCGCCGATCAGCGCGTGATCGAGACGACGCTCGACGCGCTGCCCGCCACGCTGGAGGCCGCGCAACTGGGCGGCCCCGCCCTCACCTTCCTCGGCCTCGCCCCGCGCGCCGCCGTGGCCCTTGCCCCCACCATCCCTGCGCAGGAGTTCGCCTGA
- the infC gene encoding translation initiation factor IF-3, whose translation MNENIRAPEIRLIGADGENVGVVSPSRAMDMAEEAGLDLVEISPNANPPVCKIMDFGKFKYETQKREAEARKKQKIIEIKEVKFRPNTDTNDYDVKMRNVFKFLDNGDKVKVTLRFRGREMAHQNLGRELLERVAEDTKEHGKVENFPKMEGRQMVMLIGPLPNKA comes from the coding sequence GTGAACGAGAATATCCGCGCCCCCGAAATCCGCCTGATCGGCGCGGATGGCGAAAACGTCGGCGTTGTCAGCCCCTCCCGCGCCATGGACATGGCCGAGGAAGCCGGGCTTGATCTGGTTGAGATTTCTCCCAACGCCAACCCGCCCGTGTGCAAGATCATGGATTTCGGCAAATTCAAATACGAGACGCAAAAGCGGGAGGCCGAAGCCCGCAAAAAGCAGAAGATCATCGAGATCAAAGAGGTCAAGTTCCGTCCCAACACGGATACCAATGACTACGATGTGAAAATGCGCAATGTCTTCAAGTTTCTTGATAACGGCGACAAGGTCAAAGTCACCCTGCGGTTCCGGGGGCGCGAGATGGCGCACCAGAACCTGGGTCGCGAATTGCTCGAACGTGTGGCCGAGGATACGAAGGAACACGGCAAGGTCGAAAACTTTCCCAAGATGGAAGGTCGTCAGATGGTCATGCTGATCGGGCCGCTGCCAAACAAAGCCTGA
- a CDS encoding phosphoadenylyl-sulfate reductase, with amino-acid sequence MPLDDALNTQVATLNTELKHHAATDVLRRALAAVPNLALVSSFGAESVALLHLASRVKPDVQVIFIDTMLLFPETLAYQREVAKKLGLRRVKVVRADTAQADPDDTLHQRDTDACCTLRKTRVLEEALRGFDGWITGRKRYQSATRADLPAFEVEEATGRIKVNPLAHWTRDDVATYIEENNLPRHPLVAQGYPSIGCAPCTSPVAAGEDPRAGRWRGQDKDECGIHFVNGKMVRTGAKT; translated from the coding sequence ATGCCGCTTGATGATGCGCTCAACACGCAGGTTGCCACGCTCAACACCGAGCTGAAGCATCACGCGGCGACGGACGTGCTGCGCCGGGCGCTGGCGGCGGTGCCGAACCTCGCGCTGGTCAGCAGCTTTGGCGCGGAATCGGTGGCGTTGTTGCATCTGGCCTCTCGGGTAAAGCCGGACGTGCAGGTGATCTTTATCGACACGATGCTGCTGTTTCCCGAAACGCTGGCCTATCAGCGCGAGGTGGCGAAAAAGCTGGGATTGCGCCGGGTTAAGGTCGTGCGTGCGGACACCGCGCAGGCCGATCCCGACGATACGCTGCACCAGCGCGACACCGACGCCTGCTGCACTCTGCGCAAAACGCGGGTGCTGGAGGAGGCGTTACGCGGCTTTGACGGCTGGATCACCGGGCGCAAACGCTATCAATCGGCCACCCGCGCCGATCTGCCCGCCTTCGAAGTCGAAGAGGCCACGGGCCGGATCAAGGTCAATCCGCTGGCCCATTGGACCCGCGACGACGTGGCGACCTATATCGAGGAAAACAATCTGCCCCGGCACCCGCTGGTGGCGCAGGGATATCCGTCCATCGGATGCGCGCCCTGCACCTCGCCGGTCGCGGCGGGCGAAGATCCCCGTGCCGGGCGCTGGCGCGGGCAGGACAAGGACGAATGCGGCATCCATTTTGTAAACGGCAAAATGGTGCGAACAGGAGCAAAGACATGA